One stretch of Candidatus Wallbacteria bacterium DNA includes these proteins:
- a CDS encoding TldD/PmbA family protein, whose translation MKVPFSDFLSSVKPVLLELVAELSRDFPYVSILGTDCSIKTYDVRKTRTSIQDSSLTERGFVIRACDNGRYSELSFNSLPDGDICMFAERIRTSLRFSIPLKGTGISENIYQPFTEDPIRRFFAAEVGILPESMPESEIIARLTEIKDLGLSRSDLLIDFAANLNYGRISKIFLSNQKELEQAYVWSCGFLHTIARKSDNTKWFFKSYSGLKGLEILSEMKSGIQDAVDGVIELLNAEKVDPGVYDVICSPPVAGLIAHEAFGHGVEMDMFVKERARSMEFLGKKVASEIVTMHDGARSAAEVASYFFDDEGVLGNDTVVIDHGILKTGISDLLSAQKLGTIPTGNGRRESFERKAYSRMTNTIYEGGSDSLDRMIASIKSGYLLEHSLSGMEDPKNWGIQCSCILGREIREGRLTGKIVNPVIITGFVPDMLSSISMMTGTVVLNGSGGGYCGKGYKESVKVSAGGPYLKARMRLG comes from the coding sequence ATGAAAGTGCCTTTTTCGGATTTTCTCTCGAGTGTTAAACCTGTGCTGCTGGAACTTGTCGCTGAATTGTCCCGGGATTTTCCCTATGTTTCCATCCTGGGCACCGATTGTTCAATCAAAACATATGATGTCAGAAAAACCAGAACCAGCATCCAGGATTCATCCCTGACTGAACGTGGTTTTGTGATCAGGGCCTGTGATAACGGCCGCTATTCAGAACTTTCTTTCAACTCCCTCCCTGATGGAGATATCTGCATGTTCGCTGAAAGGATTAGGACTTCACTCAGATTTTCCATTCCACTCAAGGGTACCGGAATCAGCGAAAACATCTATCAGCCATTCACTGAAGACCCGATCCGCCGATTTTTTGCAGCTGAAGTCGGGATTCTTCCCGAATCAATGCCTGAGAGTGAAATCATTGCCCGGCTGACCGAAATCAAGGACCTGGGACTTTCCAGATCTGATCTGTTGATTGATTTTGCTGCCAATTTAAATTACGGCAGGATTTCGAAAATTTTCCTGTCCAATCAGAAGGAACTGGAACAAGCTTATGTCTGGAGCTGCGGATTTCTCCACACGATTGCCAGGAAAAGCGATAACACCAAGTGGTTTTTCAAATCTTATTCAGGACTAAAGGGTCTGGAAATTCTCTCTGAAATGAAATCCGGCATCCAGGATGCAGTTGATGGAGTAATCGAGCTTCTGAATGCGGAAAAAGTAGACCCCGGGGTTTATGATGTGATCTGTTCTCCTCCTGTTGCCGGCCTGATTGCACATGAAGCTTTCGGGCATGGAGTGGAAATGGACATGTTCGTAAAGGAACGCGCCAGATCAATGGAATTCCTCGGAAAAAAAGTGGCCTCCGAAATAGTCACAATGCATGATGGAGCCCGCAGTGCCGCTGAAGTTGCCTCATATTTTTTTGACGATGAAGGAGTGCTTGGGAATGATACAGTGGTGATTGATCATGGAATTCTTAAAACCGGGATCTCGGATCTTCTCTCTGCCCAAAAACTAGGCACAATCCCTACCGGCAACGGCCGCAGGGAGTCATTTGAACGCAAGGCATACAGCCGCATGACTAATACGATCTATGAAGGTGGCAGCGATTCCCTTGACAGGATGATTGCTTCGATCAAATCGGGCTACCTGCTGGAACATTCCCTGAGCGGCATGGAGGACCCTAAAAACTGGGGAATCCAGTGTTCATGCATTCTGGGCCGGGAAATCCGGGAAGGAAGACTTACCGGAAAAATCGTGAATCCAGTGATCATTACAGGCTTTGTGCCTGACATGCTCAGTTCCATTTCCATGATGACCGGAACTGTTGTCCTGAACGGTTCTGGTGGGGGATACTGCGGCAAAGGCTATAAAGAGAGTGTGAAAGTCTCAGCAGGAGGGCCTTATCTCAAGGCCAGAATGAGGCTCGGATGA
- a CDS encoding metallopeptidase TldD-related protein: protein MIDRIRKILDRQKGIKYLLSESRVESRELFFVKKALDLKRCKDVTHLSATLYRDFVEKGVSYLGSATIDLFPTMTEAEISKAAESAAFAAGFVKNPVYPLVKPCTVKSQIHPDYDPDQLLPKLIQGIYELDIHKDGGINSAELFLNKVCRRLVNSDGLDVSHDQTAAQLEFIVSWKGPGGEIELYRDLHFSPGRVSFMHSEIGKMLDCAKDRAKARPTPSGLKCPVLFSGKSAAKLFGYYHYQASAAAIYQKISRFKIGDRIQGEHVNGDLINLSLPPFLPNSVYSLPYDQDGFPLKEIEILRDGNLMRHWGSLRYCHYLGIEPTGVIYNMEVAGGKNDLATLRQEPHLEASIFSDFELDEQTGDFGGELRLGWYFDGKNRIPVSGGSITGNLLECQQKMYLSREIQAENRFQGPEAVKVFNISISG from the coding sequence ATGATCGACAGGATCAGAAAAATTCTGGACAGACAAAAAGGTATCAAATACCTGCTTTCAGAGTCCAGGGTGGAAAGCAGGGAATTGTTTTTCGTAAAAAAAGCTCTGGATCTGAAGAGGTGCAAAGATGTAACCCATCTGAGTGCAACTCTGTACAGGGATTTTGTGGAAAAAGGAGTTTCATACCTGGGATCTGCCACGATCGACCTTTTCCCGACCATGACTGAGGCTGAAATCAGTAAAGCTGCTGAAAGCGCGGCTTTTGCAGCGGGATTTGTCAAAAATCCGGTTTATCCTCTGGTCAAGCCCTGCACCGTCAAATCACAGATTCACCCCGATTATGATCCGGACCAGCTGTTACCCAAACTGATCCAAGGCATCTATGAACTCGACATCCATAAAGACGGAGGCATCAATTCTGCAGAACTTTTTTTGAATAAAGTGTGCAGAAGACTGGTAAATTCAGATGGCCTTGACGTTTCCCACGACCAGACTGCAGCCCAGCTGGAATTCATCGTCAGCTGGAAAGGACCTGGTGGAGAAATCGAACTGTACCGGGACCTCCACTTTTCACCCGGCCGGGTCTCCTTCATGCACAGCGAGATCGGAAAAATGCTGGATTGTGCTAAAGACAGAGCCAAAGCAAGGCCCACTCCTTCCGGTCTGAAATGCCCAGTGCTTTTTTCGGGAAAATCCGCTGCAAAACTGTTTGGCTACTACCATTATCAAGCCAGCGCAGCAGCAATCTATCAGAAAATATCCAGATTCAAAATCGGAGACCGGATTCAAGGTGAGCATGTAAACGGCGATTTAATCAATCTGAGCCTTCCCCCGTTTCTTCCTAATTCAGTGTATTCTTTACCTTATGACCAGGATGGATTCCCGCTGAAAGAGATTGAAATTTTAAGGGATGGAAATTTAATGCGACATTGGGGCTCACTGAGATACTGTCATTACCTCGGTATAGAACCAACAGGTGTGATTTACAACATGGAGGTGGCAGGAGGTAAAAACGACCTCGCCACTCTGCGTCAGGAACCACACCTTGAAGCCAGCATTTTTTCAGACTTCGAGCTGGATGAGCAGACTGGTGACTTTGGAGGGGAACTCAGGCTCGGCTGGTATTTTGACGGTAAAAACAGAATCCCTGTTTCAGGAGGGTCCATCACAGGCAATCTCCTGGAATGCCAGCAGAAGATGTATCTGTCCAGGGAAATCCAGGCCGAAAACCGCTTTCAGGGGCCGGAAGCTGTGAAAGTTTTCAACATCAGCATTTCAGGATAA